Proteins co-encoded in one Microbacterium hydrocarbonoxydans genomic window:
- a CDS encoding MFS transporter produces the protein MTSAESIRRTAPDRAARRARIAVSALFLTNGALFANILPRYPEIKSTLGLDNVGYGFAIAAFPAGAIAAGLLAAMLIRRFGSAKIAVIGTVATGLGLLAAALAPSGILFALALLLGGAFDAITDVAQNAHGLRVQRRFGRSIINSFHAIWSIGAVLGGGMAAVAIALRLPLGVHLGISTAVFATVAITALGFCLPGRDEEADAEATADSAEVQAAVRRGITPRVVFAVIALTLIAMAGAVAEDAGNSWATLYLSESLGAAAAVAPLGFIALVGAQFVGRMLGDGMTDRFGQRAVARVGGLIATVGMTLALIFPSVPGTIAGFAAVGFGIATLIPAAMHAADELPGLRAGVGLTIVSWLLRLGFLLSPPFVGFIAENESLRAGLIVAPAAAFVAVLLAGVLDGRKPRD, from the coding sequence ATGACTTCCGCCGAATCGATTCGACGAACCGCTCCGGACCGAGCTGCACGCCGTGCGCGCATCGCCGTCTCGGCGCTGTTCCTCACGAACGGCGCGCTGTTCGCCAACATCCTTCCGCGCTATCCCGAGATCAAGTCGACGCTCGGGCTCGACAATGTCGGCTACGGGTTCGCCATCGCGGCCTTCCCGGCCGGCGCGATCGCCGCAGGCCTTCTGGCGGCGATGCTCATCCGCCGGTTCGGGTCCGCGAAGATCGCGGTGATCGGCACCGTCGCCACGGGGCTCGGTCTGCTCGCGGCAGCGCTCGCGCCCTCCGGCATCCTGTTCGCGCTCGCGCTGCTGCTCGGGGGCGCATTCGATGCCATCACCGATGTGGCTCAGAACGCGCATGGCCTGAGGGTGCAGCGCCGATTCGGTCGATCGATCATCAACTCGTTCCACGCGATCTGGTCGATCGGCGCCGTGCTGGGCGGAGGCATGGCGGCAGTGGCGATCGCCCTGCGACTGCCGCTCGGCGTGCACCTCGGAATCTCGACCGCCGTGTTCGCGACCGTCGCGATCACGGCGCTCGGGTTCTGCCTGCCCGGACGCGATGAAGAGGCGGATGCCGAGGCGACGGCAGACTCTGCCGAGGTGCAGGCGGCCGTGCGTCGGGGCATCACCCCGCGTGTGGTCTTCGCCGTGATCGCGCTCACGCTCATCGCGATGGCGGGAGCGGTCGCCGAAGACGCAGGCAATTCGTGGGCGACGCTGTATCTGTCGGAGTCGCTGGGTGCTGCCGCCGCGGTCGCGCCTCTGGGCTTCATCGCGCTGGTCGGAGCGCAGTTCGTCGGACGCATGCTCGGCGACGGCATGACCGACCGATTCGGTCAGCGCGCGGTCGCCCGGGTCGGTGGCCTCATCGCGACGGTCGGCATGACGCTCGCGCTGATCTTCCCGAGCGTGCCGGGGACGATCGCCGGGTTCGCGGCCGTGGGGTTCGGCATCGCGACGCTCATTCCCGCAGCGATGCATGCGGCGGATGAGCTGCCGGGCCTGCGTGCGGGCGTCGGCCTGACGATCGTGTCATGGCTGCTGCGCCTCGGATTCCTGCTCTCGCCGCCGTTCGTCGGGTTCATCGCCGAGAACGAGAGCCTGCGCGCCGGGCTGATCGTGGCGCCCGCCGCAGCATTCGTCGCCGTGCTGCTCGCCGGAGTGCTCGACGGGCGCAAGCCTCGCGACTAG
- a CDS encoding MarR family transcriptional regulator — MAGSEEFSRSGYWYPESDSASTVDVLNLLRRYRSAETAMRARTRASMGMNETDLIALRFLLREQRAGRIVRPIDLARTLDISTASTTTLIDRLEKGGHARREPHPTDRRAGVVVPTVSSDDEVRETLGAMHRRMLSLVDEMTDKERAVVTRFLAGMTSAIEEASDLDQELRDVIRSHEESESAGD, encoded by the coding sequence ATGGCCGGTTCCGAGGAGTTCTCCCGTTCGGGGTACTGGTACCCCGAATCCGACAGCGCCAGCACGGTCGACGTCCTCAACCTGCTGCGTCGCTACCGTTCCGCAGAGACCGCGATGCGCGCTCGCACGCGCGCGTCGATGGGCATGAACGAGACCGACCTCATCGCGCTCCGCTTCCTGCTTCGCGAACAGCGCGCCGGCCGCATCGTGCGCCCGATCGATCTCGCTCGCACGCTCGACATCTCGACCGCATCCACGACCACCCTCATCGACCGTCTCGAGAAGGGCGGCCACGCGCGTCGCGAGCCGCACCCCACCGACCGTCGCGCCGGCGTGGTCGTTCCGACCGTGAGCAGCGACGACGAGGTACGCGAGACACTCGGCGCGATGCATCGCCGGATGCTCTCGCTCGTCGACGAGATGACCGACAAGGAGCGTGCCGTGGTCACACGATTCCTCGCCGGCATGACCTCCGCCATCGAAGAGGCATCCGACCTCGATCAGGAGCTTCGTGACGTGATCCGCTCGCACGAGGAGTCGGAGTCGGCCGGCGACTAG
- a CDS encoding ThuA domain-containing protein: MSSVLLFSGGADYSDPWHPFAETTAIVSTILTDAGHEVAVVDTVDALSRAISTADLLVVNAGGGPAPHPLDERLASVLDGYRGPLLALHVAATLLPEHDEWEVALGGRWVRGVSMHPERGSLHLRAASASPPLGELTERSTVDEAYSWLRVAPDAHVGLVHAHGGEVHPACWTLERDGRRTGYSSLGHDAEAYASPVAGEVIRRLVIWLLSPSCE; this comes from the coding sequence GTGAGCAGCGTCCTTCTCTTCTCGGGAGGCGCCGACTACAGCGATCCGTGGCATCCTTTCGCCGAGACGACCGCGATCGTGTCGACGATCCTGACCGACGCCGGGCACGAGGTAGCGGTGGTCGACACCGTCGACGCGCTGTCGCGGGCGATCAGCACGGCAGATCTGCTGGTCGTGAACGCCGGGGGCGGGCCCGCGCCGCACCCGCTCGACGAGCGACTCGCGAGCGTCTTGGACGGCTATCGCGGACCGCTGCTGGCTCTGCACGTCGCCGCTACTCTGCTCCCTGAGCACGACGAATGGGAGGTCGCCCTCGGCGGGCGATGGGTCCGCGGCGTCTCTATGCATCCCGAGCGGGGGTCGCTGCATCTCCGCGCCGCGTCGGCCTCTCCGCCGCTCGGAGAGCTCACCGAGCGGAGCACGGTCGATGAGGCCTACTCCTGGCTTCGGGTGGCGCCAGATGCTCATGTCGGTCTCGTCCACGCTCACGGCGGCGAGGTGCATCCCGCCTGTTGGACCCTGGAGCGCGACGGGCGCCGAACCGGCTATTCCTCGCTCGGCCACGATGCCGAGGCGTACGCGTCACCCGTGGCCGGCGAGGTCATCCGGCGACTGGTCATCTGGCTTCTCTCTCCTTCGTGCGAATAG
- a CDS encoding NAD(P)-dependent alcohol dehydrogenase → MKALRYVEIGKPPVVVDIPVPKPGPGQVLLKITAGGVCHSDDYVMGLPEKDYLEQSYPLPLTLGHEGAGIVHEIGEGVDSTLKVGDAVAVYGPWGCGRCHNCSQGMENYCTNAAAEGIRPPGLGSQGSMAEYMIVDDARHLVPLGDLDPVQNVSLTDAGLTPYHAIKRSLPKLGAGTFAVVIGTGGLGHVGIQILKAISGATVIALDVNDTKLELATEVGADHVLISDASAADKIREITGGLGANAVFDFVGANPTMALAQSVAALDADVTIVGIGGGTMSLGFGTIAYDAAVRIPYWGSRSELIEVLELARAGKIHVQTETYSLDDGPKAYEDLASNSIRGRAVIVP, encoded by the coding sequence ATGAAAGCTCTTCGTTACGTCGAGATCGGCAAGCCTCCCGTCGTCGTCGACATCCCCGTCCCGAAGCCGGGGCCGGGTCAGGTCCTGCTCAAGATCACTGCGGGCGGCGTCTGCCACTCCGATGACTACGTCATGGGTCTCCCCGAGAAGGACTACCTCGAGCAGAGTTATCCGCTGCCGCTGACGCTGGGCCATGAGGGCGCAGGCATCGTGCACGAGATCGGCGAGGGCGTCGACTCGACGCTCAAGGTCGGCGACGCCGTGGCGGTCTACGGACCCTGGGGCTGCGGCCGCTGCCACAACTGCTCGCAGGGCATGGAGAACTACTGCACGAACGCCGCTGCAGAAGGCATCCGCCCTCCCGGTCTCGGCAGCCAGGGTTCGATGGCCGAGTACATGATCGTCGATGACGCCCGCCACCTCGTGCCGCTGGGCGACCTCGACCCCGTGCAGAACGTGTCGCTGACCGATGCGGGCCTCACTCCGTATCACGCGATCAAGCGCTCCCTCCCGAAGCTCGGTGCCGGCACCTTCGCGGTGGTCATCGGCACGGGCGGACTCGGCCACGTCGGCATTCAGATCCTGAAGGCGATCTCGGGCGCCACGGTGATCGCTCTCGACGTGAACGACACCAAGCTCGAGCTCGCCACCGAAGTCGGCGCTGACCATGTGCTGATCAGCGATGCGTCCGCCGCCGACAAGATCCGCGAGATCACGGGCGGCCTCGGCGCCAATGCCGTGTTCGACTTCGTGGGCGCGAACCCGACCATGGCCCTGGCCCAGAGCGTCGCGGCGCTCGATGCCGACGTCACGATCGTCGGCATCGGCGGAGGGACCATGTCGCTCGGATTCGGCACGATCGCCTACGACGCCGCCGTGCGCATCCCCTACTGGGGTTCGCGCTCTGAGCTGATCGAGGTGCTCGAGCTCGCGCGCGCGGGCAAGATCCACGTGCAGACCGAGACATATTCGCTCGACGACGGCCCCAAGGCCTACGAGGATCTCGCCTCGAACAGCATCCGCGGCCGTGCGGTGATCGTCCCCTAA
- a CDS encoding SDR family oxidoreductase, with translation MAQYDVSNRSAIVTGAGSGIGRSTALLLAQNGASVVVNDLNADNANAVVEEIRTAGGIAEASVGDATDVDWIASSVELANTLAPLRIGVNNAGIGGASAPTAEYDDAAWDKVISINLNAVFRNMKAQIPSILANGGGSVVNIASILGSVGFANSPAYVAAKHAVVGMTKSAALEYSAQGVRVNSVGPGFIDTPLLATMGEEAKAFLVSKHPIGRLGQPDEVANLIAFLASDAASFITGSYHLVDGGYTAP, from the coding sequence GTGGCTCAGTACGACGTCTCGAACCGCTCGGCGATCGTGACGGGAGCAGGCAGCGGCATCGGACGTTCGACCGCTCTGCTGCTCGCCCAGAACGGCGCATCCGTCGTCGTCAACGACCTGAACGCGGACAACGCGAACGCGGTCGTCGAGGAGATCCGCACTGCCGGCGGCATCGCCGAGGCATCCGTCGGCGATGCGACCGATGTCGACTGGATCGCCAGCTCGGTCGAACTCGCGAACACTCTGGCCCCGCTGCGCATCGGCGTCAACAACGCCGGCATCGGCGGAGCATCCGCCCCCACCGCCGAGTACGACGACGCCGCGTGGGACAAGGTCATCTCGATCAACCTCAACGCCGTGTTCCGCAACATGAAGGCACAGATCCCCTCGATCCTCGCGAACGGCGGCGGCTCGGTCGTCAACATCGCGTCGATCCTCGGCAGCGTCGGCTTCGCCAACTCCCCCGCCTACGTCGCCGCGAAGCACGCTGTGGTCGGCATGACCAAGTCGGCTGCCCTCGAGTACTCCGCTCAGGGCGTGCGCGTGAACTCGGTCGGCCCCGGCTTCATCGACACCCCGCTGCTCGCTACGATGGGCGAAGAGGCCAAGGCGTTCCTCGTGAGCAAGCACCCGATCGGTCGCCTCGGCCAGCCCGATGAGGTCGCGAACCTCATCGCGTTCCTCGCCAGCGACGCCGCGAGCTTCATCACCGGCAGCTACCACCTCGTCGACGGCGGCTACACCGCCCCCTGA
- a CDS encoding substrate-binding domain-containing protein: MLAAERRALILDRAQHDGAVRIASLVDDIGVSHVTIRRDLDALVAERILDKVRGGAVLRGDHAALQTRAAFTGTIGVVVPTSYYYRYVVEGIDDALAPGGDMKLVISEYDLDEEYRLIDELVREGVDGLLWVPTVSEREAPAAFREKAESLQIPVVFVEREMPGGGLGSISSVRSAHERGALSALSHLHDLGHRRLVMVSRGSSQSSEFVRRGWRDALGRLGMDEQSMILGPAELGAGPRWERGSADVVLDTVERIDATALFCHGDENSLFGLLQSARARGLSVPDRLSIVAYDDDVSARAEPPISAVAPDRRRVGALATRLLIDLIREPNAEPPLQIQVEPRLVLRASTAQAS; the protein is encoded by the coding sequence ATGCTCGCAGCCGAGCGTCGGGCACTGATCCTCGATCGAGCTCAACATGACGGCGCCGTGCGGATCGCCTCGCTGGTGGATGACATCGGGGTCTCGCACGTCACGATCCGCCGCGATCTCGACGCGCTCGTGGCCGAGCGCATCCTCGACAAGGTGCGCGGCGGGGCGGTGCTTCGCGGCGATCATGCCGCGCTCCAGACAAGAGCTGCATTCACCGGCACGATCGGCGTGGTCGTCCCGACCTCGTATTACTACCGGTACGTGGTGGAGGGCATCGACGACGCGCTGGCGCCGGGCGGCGACATGAAGCTGGTGATCTCGGAGTACGACCTCGACGAGGAGTACCGACTGATCGACGAACTCGTCCGCGAGGGCGTCGACGGCCTCCTCTGGGTACCCACGGTCTCAGAACGCGAGGCTCCCGCCGCGTTCCGCGAGAAGGCCGAGAGCCTGCAGATTCCCGTCGTGTTCGTCGAGCGTGAGATGCCGGGGGGCGGGCTGGGGTCGATCTCATCGGTGCGGTCTGCCCACGAGCGAGGCGCGCTCAGCGCCTTGAGCCACCTCCACGACCTCGGCCACCGTCGACTCGTCATGGTCAGTCGAGGCAGCTCGCAGAGCTCGGAGTTCGTGCGGCGCGGATGGCGCGATGCACTCGGTCGACTCGGAATGGACGAGCAGAGCATGATCCTCGGTCCGGCCGAGCTCGGCGCAGGCCCCCGCTGGGAGCGCGGGAGCGCAGACGTCGTCCTCGACACCGTGGAGCGCATCGATGCCACAGCCCTGTTCTGCCATGGCGACGAGAATTCTCTGTTCGGGCTTCTGCAGAGCGCGCGTGCACGAGGACTGTCCGTGCCCGATCGTCTCTCGATCGTCGCCTACGACGACGACGTCTCGGCGCGCGCCGAACCGCCCATCTCCGCTGTCGCCCCAGACCGCCGACGGGTCGGTGCCCTCGCGACGCGACTGCTCATCGATCTCATCCGCGAGCCGAACGCCGAGCCACCGCTTCAGATACAGGTCGAGCCCCGACTCGTGCTGCGCGCATCTACCGCCCAGGCGTCGTGA
- a CDS encoding MarR family transcriptional regulator gives MRVDELRRAEAQFARRLSAVRAPNDTDREAMRFIVEAPVDAPATPGGLAAHLSVSTAAVTSILRRLQDRGQVVVAPHPSDARSKVLRPSLRDLNSPVDDLTQRIESIASEFTPEQTDVVARFLRRLAEEISDLP, from the coding sequence ATGAGGGTCGATGAGCTCCGCAGAGCCGAAGCGCAGTTCGCGCGACGGCTCTCTGCCGTGCGCGCCCCCAATGACACCGACCGCGAAGCCATGCGCTTCATCGTCGAGGCGCCTGTCGACGCCCCGGCGACCCCGGGCGGCCTCGCCGCGCACCTGAGCGTGAGCACGGCCGCGGTCACGAGCATCCTGCGTCGTCTGCAGGATCGTGGTCAGGTGGTCGTCGCGCCGCATCCCTCCGACGCGAGATCGAAAGTGCTTCGCCCCTCTCTCCGCGACCTCAACTCGCCGGTGGACGACCTCACACAGCGCATCGAATCGATCGCCAGCGAGTTCACTCCGGAGCAGACCGACGTGGTGGCGCGGTTCCTGCGGCGTCTCGCCGAGGAGATCAGCGACCTTCCGTGA
- a CDS encoding MFS transporter, translating into MSDNVTNSTARKDTLWRRLGRRLGLIKDDELRRLTVDDVTVVDRPMLRRAVAGTVVGNLMEWYDIGVYGYLAVIIGRAFLPDASAGAQSLFSLGVFAVTFVARPLGGIVLGQLGDRLGRQRVLAFTLIMMAAATFLIGVLPDFSVIGVWAPILLIVLKLAQGFSTGGEYAGATTFITEYAPDKRRGFYASLLDLGSYMGFAIGAAFVSILQLTLSAEVMQGFAWRIPFLVALPLGLIAIYFRLKIEDTPAFQEAQDAAARAADDAKTSADAPKGVIALIRAYWRELLTAFVLVAAANTVGYALTSYMPTYLTGTLGYDEVHGTLLTLPVLIVMALSIPLTGKLSDRIGRRKVLFIGSISAIVLAVPAFLFMMHGEIWSTLLGLVLLAFPVTFYVANLASSLPALFPTSSRYGGMGISYNLAVALFAGTAPVVMEALVQMTGSSLAPAFYVIGTSIAGFIAVVVLKESARRPLPGAMPSVQSLEEAVELVETQEENPDLDLDEIFPERIEQRAQEQDRSDESPRGEPVAGA; encoded by the coding sequence ATGTCGGACAACGTCACGAACAGCACCGCGAGGAAAGACACTCTGTGGCGCCGTCTCGGCCGCAGATTGGGGCTCATCAAGGATGACGAGCTGCGCCGTCTGACCGTCGACGATGTGACCGTCGTCGATCGACCGATGCTCCGTCGCGCCGTCGCGGGCACCGTGGTCGGCAACCTCATGGAGTGGTACGACATCGGCGTCTACGGCTACCTCGCGGTGATCATCGGACGAGCGTTCCTCCCCGACGCCTCGGCCGGTGCACAGTCGCTCTTCTCTCTCGGAGTCTTCGCGGTGACTTTCGTCGCACGCCCGCTCGGCGGCATCGTGCTCGGTCAGCTCGGAGACCGCCTCGGCCGCCAGCGCGTGCTCGCTTTCACGCTGATCATGATGGCCGCGGCCACGTTCCTCATCGGCGTCCTTCCGGACTTCTCGGTCATCGGGGTCTGGGCGCCCATCCTGCTGATCGTGCTCAAGCTCGCGCAGGGCTTCTCGACCGGCGGGGAGTATGCCGGTGCCACGACATTCATCACCGAGTACGCCCCCGACAAGCGTCGCGGGTTCTACGCCTCGCTGCTCGACCTCGGCTCGTATATGGGCTTCGCGATCGGTGCCGCGTTCGTGTCGATCCTGCAGCTCACGCTCTCGGCAGAGGTCATGCAGGGCTTCGCGTGGCGCATCCCGTTCCTCGTGGCGCTGCCGCTCGGACTCATCGCGATCTACTTCCGTCTGAAGATCGAAGACACTCCCGCCTTCCAGGAGGCCCAGGATGCGGCGGCGCGCGCAGCCGACGACGCGAAGACCTCGGCAGATGCCCCCAAGGGCGTGATCGCGCTGATCCGCGCGTACTGGCGGGAGCTGCTCACCGCCTTCGTGCTGGTCGCGGCGGCCAACACCGTCGGTTATGCGCTCACGTCGTACATGCCCACGTACCTCACCGGAACGCTCGGCTACGACGAGGTGCACGGCACGCTGCTCACGCTGCCGGTGCTCATCGTGATGGCGCTCAGCATCCCGCTGACCGGCAAGCTCTCGGACCGGATCGGACGCCGGAAGGTGCTGTTCATCGGCTCGATCTCAGCCATCGTGCTTGCTGTGCCCGCGTTCCTGTTCATGATGCACGGCGAGATCTGGTCGACCCTGCTCGGTCTCGTGCTGCTCGCCTTCCCGGTCACGTTCTACGTCGCGAACCTCGCGTCGTCGCTGCCGGCGCTTTTTCCCACGTCGTCTCGATACGGCGGCATGGGCATCTCGTACAACCTCGCCGTGGCGCTGTTCGCGGGTACCGCTCCGGTCGTGATGGAGGCGCTCGTGCAGATGACGGGGTCGTCTCTGGCCCCCGCCTTCTACGTCATCGGAACCTCGATCGCCGGCTTCATCGCCGTGGTGGTGTTGAAGGAGTCGGCGCGCCGACCGCTGCCCGGCGCGATGCCGAGCGTGCAGAGCCTCGAAGAAGCCGTCGAACTCGTCGAGACCCAGGAGGAGAACCCCGATCTCGACCTGGATGAGATCTTCCCCGAGCGCATCGAGCAGCGGGCCCAGGAGCAGGATCGCAGCGACGAGTCCCCGCGCGGAGAGCCTGTCGCCGGGGCGTAG